From Brevibacillus marinus, a single genomic window includes:
- a CDS encoding type II toxin-antitoxin system PemK/MazF family toxin, with product MIVKRGDVFFADLSPVVGSEQGGVRPVLVIQNDIGNRFSPTVIVAAITAQIQKAKLPTHVEIDAKLYGFDRDSVILLEQIRTIDKQRLTDKITHLDEEMMERVNESLQISLGLIDF from the coding sequence GTGATAGTAAAACGTGGCGATGTTTTTTTTGCGGACCTCTCACCTGTGGTCGGATCCGAACAGGGGGGTGTGCGCCCGGTTTTGGTGATCCAAAACGATATTGGAAATCGTTTTAGTCCGACTGTCATCGTCGCGGCTATCACGGCACAGATCCAAAAGGCGAAGTTACCGACGCATGTGGAGATTGATGCCAAATTATACGGGTTTGATCGTGACTCCGTCATCCTCTTGGAGCAGATTCGCACCATCGACAAACAGCGTCTCACCGATAAAATCACGCATTTGGACGAAGAGATGATGGAGCGCGTCAACGAATCCCTGCAGATCAGTCTAGGGTTGATAGATTTCTAA
- a CDS encoding anti-sigma factor antagonist, with protein sequence MNVVIKKTQRNDGPVLYVRGEIDAYTAPQVSKQLLPLVTEAEAKNVSVDLRDVSYMDSTGVGVLIGALKASRQSGCQLVLENVTPRIERLFRITGLSEIIPVKPLGGEAKEWE encoded by the coding sequence ATGAATGTGGTGATCAAGAAAACGCAGCGAAACGACGGTCCTGTGCTGTACGTTCGGGGAGAGATCGACGCCTATACAGCCCCACAGGTCAGCAAGCAGTTGCTGCCGCTGGTCACAGAGGCGGAGGCGAAAAACGTCTCCGTCGATCTGCGGGACGTGTCGTACATGGACAGCACAGGTGTGGGTGTGCTGATCGGGGCGCTCAAGGCATCTCGCCAATCGGGCTGTCAGTTGGTCTTGGAGAACGTGACGCCGCGCATTGAACGTTTGTTCCGGATCACCGGACTGTCGGAAATTATCCCCGTTAAACCGCTTGGAGGCGAGGCAAAGGAATGGGAGTGA
- the rsbW gene encoding anti-sigma B factor RsbW, whose protein sequence is MGVKEAGDLVELTIPARVEYIGIARLLVSGVANRAGLAYDEIEDVKLAVAEACTNAIHHAYGHKADGSVRILCRILPDRLQIQIIDQGASFDPERVERKLGPIRKEDDIDSLTEGGLGLFLIQSVMDDVHIDADNGCVVTMTKYLRRDEVAKHGDKRFKGKTE, encoded by the coding sequence ATGGGAGTGAAAGAAGCTGGTGATCTGGTTGAGCTGACCATCCCCGCTCGTGTCGAATACATTGGGATTGCGCGTCTGTTGGTGTCGGGGGTGGCCAATCGGGCCGGCCTGGCCTACGACGAGATTGAGGATGTCAAGCTGGCTGTGGCCGAAGCTTGTACCAATGCGATTCATCACGCATATGGGCACAAGGCTGACGGCTCGGTGCGCATTCTCTGCAGAATCTTGCCAGACCGGCTGCAGATCCAGATTATCGACCAGGGGGCCAGCTTTGATCCGGAACGTGTCGAACGAAAGCTTGGTCCAATCCGGAAAGAGGACGATATCGATTCCTTGACAGAAGGAGGGCTTGGACTCTTTCTCATCCAGTCCGTGATGGACGATGTGCACATTGACGCGGACAACGGATGTGTCGTGACAATGACCAAGTACCTGCGGCGAGACGAGGTGGCGAAGCATGGCGACAAACGGTTCAAAGGCAAAACTGAGTAG
- a CDS encoding PP2C family protein-serine/threonine phosphatase — protein MSRSLLQKQYDELMRSYLQSGAEDHLYSAQQLGKWLLRHHVAPEDVVDLHLETLERHVELPESVRISFQLLMEIMIEYGIAYREHLFLRNKQQQLESEIELAVAMQHSLLPASIPHPAALDVGVISVPSKKMSGDYYNVFPLEGQLLGIAIADIVGKGIPAALSMSMIKYAMDGLAACAREPAEMLRQLNGVVVRNIDPSMFITMAYGAYDIKTHTFRYAVAGHEPGFWYRAADNQLRDLPGSGLALGLKRDTTYEECTLRLNQGDLIILLTDGVTERKIGKHYLGREELHAYLMELISLPCQEMVDGLYRKLLNLSNHELPDDHTMIAIRRKI, from the coding sequence ATGAGTCGCAGTCTGCTACAAAAACAATACGACGAACTCATGCGATCCTATCTTCAATCGGGGGCAGAGGATCACCTTTATTCCGCGCAACAGCTTGGCAAGTGGCTGCTCAGGCACCACGTTGCCCCGGAGGACGTCGTCGATCTGCACCTGGAGACGCTGGAACGCCACGTCGAACTGCCGGAATCGGTGCGGATATCCTTTCAACTGCTGATGGAAATCATGATCGAATACGGCATTGCCTATCGGGAACATCTTTTTTTGCGCAACAAACAGCAGCAGTTGGAATCGGAGATCGAGCTGGCGGTTGCGATGCAGCATTCCCTGCTGCCAGCTTCCATCCCCCATCCGGCCGCGTTGGACGTCGGGGTGATCAGTGTTCCGTCGAAGAAAATGAGCGGCGATTATTACAATGTGTTCCCCTTGGAGGGGCAGTTGTTGGGGATCGCGATTGCCGACATCGTGGGAAAAGGAATTCCCGCCGCCCTCTCGATGTCGATGATCAAATACGCGATGGACGGGCTGGCCGCCTGTGCGCGAGAACCGGCGGAAATGCTGCGCCAATTGAATGGGGTAGTGGTCCGCAATATCGATCCCAGCATGTTTATCACGATGGCCTACGGCGCTTACGACATCAAGACCCATACATTCCGCTACGCGGTCGCCGGTCATGAGCCGGGATTCTGGTATCGGGCAGCCGACAACCAGCTGCGCGATTTGCCGGGGAGCGGTTTGGCGCTCGGGTTAAAGCGGGATACCACCTACGAAGAATGTACACTGCGATTGAATCAAGGGGACCTGATCATCCTGCTCACGGATGGGGTGACCGAGCGGAAAATCGGCAAACATTACCTCGGGCGGGAGGAACTGCACGCCTACTTAATGGAACTGATCAGTTTGCCCTGCCAGGAAATGGTTGACGGCTTGTATCGCAAGTTGTTGAATCTCTCCAATCATGAACTGCCTGATGACCACACGATGATTGCGATACGCAGAAAGATATGA
- the sigB gene encoding RNA polymerase sigma factor SigB, whose translation MATNGSKAKLSSEELDQLLAAYQKDYNREIQSILCAHYRPLVESLANRFSRGQEPQEDLVQVGMIGLLAAFRRYNRSYGRSFESFAIPTIVGEMKRYIRDKTWSVYVPRRIKELGPKIKKAVDELTAQMQRSPQIAEIARYMNISEEEVLETMEMGRNYQSLSVDSEIETDTDGSTITLLDLIGREEAGYSNIEDEITLSKALQVLTPRERAIIHLTFYENMSQKQAGDVLGISQMHVSRLQRRALLKLREALRMSEWVGEKQRGGIG comes from the coding sequence ATGGCGACAAACGGTTCAAAGGCAAAACTGAGTAGCGAGGAACTGGACCAACTGCTCGCCGCCTACCAAAAAGATTACAACAGAGAGATCCAAAGCATCTTGTGTGCACACTATCGTCCGCTTGTCGAATCCCTCGCCAACCGCTTTTCCCGCGGTCAGGAACCACAGGAAGACCTGGTGCAGGTGGGGATGATTGGCCTGCTCGCTGCCTTTCGTCGCTACAACAGGAGCTATGGCCGCAGCTTTGAGAGTTTTGCCATCCCCACCATCGTCGGCGAGATGAAGCGGTACATCCGCGACAAAACGTGGAGTGTGTACGTACCCCGCCGGATCAAGGAACTGGGACCGAAGATCAAGAAAGCGGTGGACGAGCTGACGGCGCAGATGCAGCGTTCCCCCCAGATTGCGGAAATCGCTCGCTACATGAACATCAGCGAAGAAGAAGTGCTGGAAACGATGGAGATGGGGCGGAATTACCAGTCTTTGTCCGTCGACAGCGAGATTGAGACAGATACTGACGGAAGCACGATTACCCTGCTTGACCTGATTGGTCGGGAAGAAGCAGGGTATAGCAATATCGAAGACGAAATCACGCTCTCCAAGGCGCTGCAGGTATTGACTCCGCGGGAAAGAGCCATTATCCATTTAACATTTTACGAGAACATGAGTCAAAAGCAGGCGGGAGACGTGCTCGGCATTTCGCAAATGCACGTCTCGCGGCTGCAGCGCAGGGCGCTGCTGAAACTGCGGGAAGCGCTGCGGATGAGCGAGTGGGTGGGGGAAAAACAGCGAGGGGGCATCGGCTAA
- a CDS encoding CopG family ribbon-helix-helix protein, with protein MISLPQHLLQEVDGVVEKEKSNRSELIRQAMSLYLKERKKRFIRETMQKGYMEMAKINLKMASEAFVAEEEADLTLDRLVSGV; from the coding sequence ATGATTAGCCTGCCGCAACACTTGTTGCAGGAAGTGGATGGCGTGGTAGAGAAAGAGAAGTCCAATAGAAGCGAGCTCATTCGTCAGGCTATGAGTCTTTATCTGAAAGAGCGCAAAAAGCGCTTTATCCGGGAAACAATGCAAAAAGGATATATGGAGATGGCAAAAATCAATTTAAAAATGGCATCCGAGGCGTTTGTCGCCGAGGAGGAGGCCGACTTGACTTTGGACCGCTTAGTTAGCGGGGTGTAG
- a CDS encoding anti-sigma regulatory factor, with amino-acid sequence MAERCTIYVYNEHDIVRARQVGRQIAKEMGFGSIVQARITTAISELARNIFLYAGKGTITIEQIQEEQRIGLRVIAADEGPGIPDIRKAMEDGFSTSGALGAGLPGVKRLMDTFLIESAPNRGTRVTVVKWKD; translated from the coding sequence ATGGCCGAGCGATGCACGATTTATGTATATAATGAACACGATATTGTTCGGGCCAGACAGGTAGGCAGACAAATCGCCAAAGAGATGGGGTTCGGCAGCATCGTCCAGGCCCGGATTACGACGGCCATCTCGGAATTGGCACGCAACATCTTTTTGTATGCCGGGAAGGGAACAATCACGATCGAACAGATTCAGGAGGAGCAGCGGATCGGCTTGCGCGTGATCGCCGCAGATGAAGGGCCGGGGATTCCCGACATTCGCAAAGCGATGGAGGATGGCTTTTCCACGTCTGGGGCCCTGGGCGCCGGTCTCCCCGGGGTGAAACGGCTGATGGATACCTTCTTGATCGAGAGTGCGCCAAACCGGGGGACGCGGGTAACCGTCGTGAAATGGAAAGACTGA